The Streptomyces sp. NBC_01275 genome has a segment encoding these proteins:
- a CDS encoding putative baseplate assembly protein yields the protein MTYEAQRGRILPPDLDDRTWEDLVAEMRALIPRYAPGWTDHNPSDLGITLIELFAWLAEGIIYRLNRVPDKHYLAFVNLLGITRDPAAPARAHLTFTTGAGAVRVPAGTQAQTAAGEGEQPVVFQTDEDVTVLPAALSSAVLVGPWATGATTAQYDDATAPVAGPPAARYEVTVPAGRTVQLCLGFDRAVTDEVALRLRFHQPAPAAPPTADPPVPEKIQVTWVYARDTGQPFDWPAVPAVVDGTDGLRHDGTVRLRLPAEWRAQHPTAPPGGPAGPVWGKVTARDPARTVTDARFWTGPRIANASDTPLTVGFERVLFNSALAHAAPGLRAPEPLGESTGGAFQTFALRGRPLFAEGDDLVVQVGQGDPPDWRTWRRVDDLPEGPGEVYRADPVTAEIMFGNHDARTGEGHGTVPPQGSLVRALSYRHVIAGAAGNVGPEQITVVGTAPDGSRPAGITRVTNLGAAVDGVDEEPVEETLRRAPEQLKIRDRAVTADDYEYLARESAGIRVSRCLGPRLQTADGPGSPPAWKKDDPWSFAGIVRAPGSVNVIVVPDQGPAVARPEPGPDALRSVRALLDARRDLTARLQVHGPRYLPIVVKADVVVWRQAVDAGADPEEVRREVLRRVLAFLHPVRGGPAGDGWRVGRHVLSSELFHAVRPSEDIGYLSALAVKPEIPLYHFPPLKPGGTVDNYDPLRERPLRLGDFGPSVQLADYELVCAAADAAHQITPTVLEG from the coding sequence ATGACGTACGAAGCGCAGCGCGGGCGGATCCTCCCGCCCGACCTCGACGACCGGACCTGGGAGGACCTGGTGGCCGAGATGCGCGCCCTGATCCCCCGGTACGCGCCGGGCTGGACCGACCACAACCCCAGCGACCTGGGGATCACGCTCATCGAACTGTTCGCCTGGCTCGCCGAGGGGATCATCTACCGCCTGAACCGGGTGCCGGACAAGCACTACCTGGCCTTCGTCAACCTCCTCGGCATCACCCGCGACCCGGCCGCTCCCGCCCGCGCCCATCTGACCTTCACCACGGGCGCCGGAGCGGTGCGGGTGCCGGCCGGGACCCAGGCCCAGACGGCCGCCGGGGAGGGCGAGCAGCCCGTCGTCTTCCAGACCGACGAGGACGTCACCGTCCTGCCCGCCGCCCTGAGCTCCGCCGTCCTCGTCGGACCCTGGGCGACGGGCGCGACGACCGCCCAGTACGACGACGCGACCGCCCCCGTCGCCGGCCCTCCGGCCGCCCGGTACGAGGTGACCGTGCCGGCCGGGCGGACCGTCCAGCTCTGCCTGGGCTTCGACCGGGCGGTCACCGACGAGGTGGCGCTCCGCCTGCGCTTCCATCAGCCGGCGCCCGCCGCCCCGCCGACCGCCGACCCGCCGGTCCCCGAGAAGATCCAGGTGACCTGGGTGTACGCCCGGGACACCGGCCAGCCGTTCGACTGGCCCGCGGTACCGGCCGTCGTCGACGGCACGGACGGACTACGGCACGACGGCACCGTACGGCTGCGGCTTCCCGCGGAGTGGCGGGCGCAGCACCCCACCGCACCGCCCGGCGGCCCGGCCGGACCGGTCTGGGGCAAGGTCACCGCCCGCGACCCGGCCCGCACGGTCACCGACGCCCGCTTCTGGACCGGGCCGCGCATCGCCAACGCCTCCGACACCCCGCTGACCGTCGGCTTCGAGCGGGTGCTGTTCAACTCGGCGCTCGCCCACGCCGCACCCGGCCTGCGCGCCCCCGAACCGCTCGGCGAGTCCACCGGCGGGGCCTTCCAGACCTTCGCGCTGCGCGGCCGGCCGCTGTTCGCCGAAGGCGACGATCTCGTGGTCCAGGTGGGACAGGGCGACCCGCCTGACTGGCGGACCTGGCGACGCGTGGACGACCTGCCCGAAGGGCCGGGCGAGGTGTACCGGGCCGACCCCGTCACGGCCGAGATCATGTTCGGCAACCACGACGCCCGCACCGGCGAGGGCCACGGCACCGTGCCGCCGCAGGGCAGCCTGGTCCGGGCGCTGAGCTACCGGCACGTCATCGCCGGAGCCGCGGGCAACGTCGGCCCCGAGCAGATCACGGTCGTCGGCACCGCCCCCGACGGCTCCCGGCCCGCCGGGATCACCCGGGTCACCAACCTGGGCGCCGCGGTGGACGGCGTCGACGAGGAGCCGGTGGAGGAGACCCTGCGCCGCGCCCCGGAACAGCTCAAGATCCGTGATCGCGCGGTCACCGCCGACGACTACGAGTACCTGGCCCGGGAGAGCGCGGGCATCCGCGTCAGCCGCTGTCTCGGCCCGCGTCTGCAGACCGCCGACGGCCCCGGCTCCCCGCCCGCCTGGAAGAAGGACGACCCCTGGAGCTTCGCCGGCATCGTCCGTGCACCCGGCAGCGTCAACGTCATCGTCGTCCCCGACCAGGGCCCGGCCGTGGCCCGGCCCGAACCCGGTCCCGACGCCCTGCGCTCGGTCCGCGCCCTGCTCGACGCCCGCCGCGACCTCACCGCCCGGCTCCAGGTGCACGGGCCCCGCTATCTGCCCATCGTGGTGAAGGCGGACGTCGTGGTGTGGCGGCAGGCGGTCGACGCGGGCGCCGACCCCGAGGAAGTGCGGCGGGAGGTGCTGCGCCGGGTCCTCGCCTTCCTCCACCCGGTGCGCGGCGGCCCGGCCGGAGACGGCTGGCGCGTCGGCCGGCATGTGCTCAGCTCCGAGCTCTTCCACGCCGTGCGCCCGTCGGAGGACATCGGCTACCTCTCCGCGCTCGCCGTCAAACCCGAGATCCCCCTCTACCACTTCCCGCCGCTCAAGCCCGGCGGGACCGTCGACAACTACGATCCGCTGCGCGAACGGCCCCTGCGGCTCGGCGACTTCGGCCCCTCGGTGCAACTCGCCGACTACGAGCTGGTGTGCGCCGCCGCTGACGCCGCCCACCAGATCACCCCGACCGTGCTGGAAGGATGA
- a CDS encoding GPW/gp25 family protein yields MTSADPAAAAFHGNGIAFPVRPAALGLAQSSGARKVEESIRIILGTQYGERVMRPRFGSNLKSLAFAPNDATTAHLARHHVEEALRQWEPRIELLDVTVDNDLTASALLIGVTYLLRATRETGHLVLSFLLEQPR; encoded by the coding sequence ATGACCTCAGCGGACCCGGCGGCCGCCGCCTTCCACGGCAACGGCATCGCCTTCCCCGTACGACCCGCGGCGCTGGGCCTCGCCCAGTCGTCCGGGGCGCGCAAGGTCGAGGAGTCCATCCGGATCATCCTCGGCACCCAGTACGGCGAGCGCGTCATGCGCCCCCGTTTCGGCAGCAACCTCAAGTCCCTCGCCTTCGCGCCCAACGACGCCACCACCGCCCACCTCGCCCGCCATCACGTCGAGGAGGCGCTGCGCCAGTGGGAGCCCCGCATCGAACTCCTCGACGTCACCGTCGACAACGACCTCACCGCCTCGGCCCTCCTGATCGGCGTGACCTACCTGCTGCGCGCCACCCGGGAGACCGGCCACCTCGTTCTGTCGTTCCTCCTGGAGCAGCCACGATGA
- a CDS encoding phage baseplate assembly protein V: MTEPAYYAPRFEVRVQGLTLAADIAEQVLSLTVETDLDLAGSFALVLRNSDNALLDSALLDLGRTVEIHLGYGAELHPAFLGEITAVEPSFPQDGPPTVRVRGYDRSYRMRHSRPEPTSYPLMNDGLIAARIALENGLVPVVDPTPGLPQTIPRAESDMAFLKARAQKYCFDVYVEWDRLHFHFPRPRTAAHILEWGRNLSSFSPRISGAGLAGLQLIRGYDQELAQAVHSVAFAADFDVATLTERLGSAALDLLASFVREGDRTHSADDPLTAATLARSLLTQLLEGLYEGDGSCIGLPRLTAGAYVEIRGVGKRFSGTYRLRKVTHRIDAGGFTTDFSITQRGHTSLLGLLRKQLTEEPAPDRPERFHGVVVGVVEDNDELRSVPPQVPLGRVKVSFPGLSSTLTSGWAPCARPMTGDGFGFYALPEPGDQVLVAFEHGDLARPYVLGGLWSAQQTPPVVNADGGNSIRVIKSRAGHSITFDDTLDTGELVIRDGSGSTITLDARTGAITIEAGTDLTIKAGGAISLEAAGGATKISMNATEVDVT, encoded by the coding sequence GTGACCGAGCCCGCGTACTACGCGCCGCGCTTCGAGGTGCGCGTCCAGGGCCTCACCCTCGCCGCCGACATCGCCGAGCAGGTGCTGAGCCTGACCGTCGAGACCGACCTCGACCTCGCGGGCAGCTTCGCCCTGGTGCTGCGCAACTCCGACAACGCCCTGCTCGACTCCGCCCTGCTCGACCTCGGCCGCACGGTCGAGATCCACCTCGGCTACGGCGCCGAGCTGCACCCCGCGTTCCTCGGCGAGATCACCGCCGTCGAGCCGTCGTTCCCGCAGGACGGCCCGCCCACCGTACGGGTGCGCGGCTACGACCGGTCGTACCGGATGCGGCACAGCCGGCCCGAGCCCACCTCGTACCCGCTGATGAACGACGGCCTGATCGCCGCGCGCATCGCCCTGGAGAACGGGCTCGTCCCCGTCGTCGACCCCACCCCGGGCCTGCCGCAGACCATCCCCCGGGCCGAGAGCGACATGGCGTTCCTCAAGGCGCGCGCCCAGAAGTATTGCTTCGACGTGTACGTCGAGTGGGACCGGCTGCACTTCCACTTCCCGCGCCCTCGCACGGCCGCCCACATCCTCGAATGGGGCCGCAACCTGTCCAGTTTCTCGCCCCGCATCTCCGGGGCCGGACTCGCCGGACTGCAACTGATCCGGGGCTACGACCAGGAGCTCGCCCAGGCCGTCCACAGCGTCGCCTTCGCGGCCGACTTCGACGTGGCGACGCTGACCGAACGCCTCGGCTCCGCGGCCCTGGACCTGCTCGCCTCCTTCGTCCGCGAGGGCGACCGCACCCACAGCGCCGACGACCCGCTCACCGCCGCCACCCTCGCCCGGTCCCTGCTCACCCAGCTGCTGGAGGGCCTCTACGAGGGCGACGGCTCGTGCATCGGACTGCCACGGCTCACGGCGGGCGCGTACGTGGAGATCCGGGGCGTCGGCAAGCGGTTCAGCGGGACGTACCGGCTGCGCAAGGTCACCCACCGCATCGACGCGGGCGGCTTCACCACGGACTTCTCCATCACCCAGCGCGGCCACACCAGCCTCCTCGGACTGCTGCGCAAACAGCTCACCGAGGAGCCCGCGCCGGACCGGCCCGAGCGGTTCCACGGGGTCGTCGTCGGCGTCGTGGAGGACAACGACGAACTGCGTTCCGTGCCTCCGCAGGTGCCGCTCGGCCGGGTCAAGGTGTCCTTTCCGGGTCTGTCGTCCACGCTGACCAGCGGCTGGGCGCCCTGCGCCCGGCCCATGACCGGCGACGGCTTCGGCTTCTACGCGCTGCCCGAGCCCGGCGACCAGGTGCTGGTCGCCTTCGAACACGGCGACCTCGCCCGGCCGTACGTCCTCGGCGGACTGTGGTCGGCGCAGCAGACCCCGCCCGTCGTCAACGCCGACGGCGGCAACAGCATCCGGGTCATCAAGAGCCGGGCCGGGCACAGCATCACCTTCGACGACACCCTGGACACCGGGGAGCTGGTGATCCGGGACGGCTCGGGCAGCACCATCACGCTCGACGCCCGCACCGGCGCGATCACCATCGAGGCGGGCACCGACCTGACCATCAAGGCCGGGGGCGCGATCAGCCTGGAGGCCGCCGGAGGCGCGACCAAGATCTCGATGAACGCGACGGAAGTCGATGTCACCTGA
- a CDS encoding LysM peptidoglycan-binding domain-containing protein, with protein MPPLDKALITNTTTGESFPVMYNPEEFKLDQGNSFAEIGIPGLGSPPLQYVRGRARTLTMDLLFDTYAAYGTGITGAGAGAGAGAAQDVRRRTAPIVRLLDKDPLTHAPPVLLFSLGGFRFECVLVDAGQRYSMFLPDGTPVRCTLSVRLQEYVRVDIDVRSGLFIGSPTVSAALDTAAARARSVLQGAATVHIAVQGDTLSSLAADYLGDPGRWREIARANDTEDPFALPPGLPLIIPTAGGRRP; from the coding sequence GTGCCGCCCCTCGACAAGGCACTGATCACCAACACCACGACCGGCGAGAGCTTCCCGGTCATGTACAACCCGGAGGAGTTCAAGCTCGACCAGGGCAACAGCTTCGCCGAGATCGGCATCCCCGGCCTAGGCAGCCCGCCCCTGCAGTACGTCCGGGGCCGCGCCCGCACGCTCACCATGGACCTGCTCTTCGACACCTACGCCGCCTACGGCACAGGCATCACCGGCGCAGGAGCCGGGGCCGGGGCCGGAGCGGCCCAGGACGTGCGCCGCCGTACCGCCCCGATCGTGCGCCTGCTGGACAAGGACCCCCTCACCCACGCCCCGCCCGTCCTGCTGTTCTCCCTGGGCGGCTTCCGCTTCGAGTGCGTCCTCGTCGACGCGGGGCAGCGGTACTCGATGTTCCTGCCCGACGGCACACCGGTGCGCTGCACGCTGTCCGTGCGTCTCCAGGAGTACGTCCGGGTCGACATCGACGTCCGCAGCGGACTGTTCATCGGCTCGCCCACGGTGTCGGCCGCCCTCGACACGGCCGCCGCACGGGCCCGTTCGGTGCTCCAGGGGGCGGCGACCGTGCACATCGCCGTCCAGGGCGACACCCTCAGCAGCCTCGCCGCCGACTACCTCGGCGACCCGGGGCGCTGGCGCGAGATCGCCCGCGCCAACGACACCGAGGACCCCTTCGCCCTGCCGCCCGGCCTGCCCCTGATCATCCCCACGGCCGGCGGGAGGCGCCCGTGA
- a CDS encoding DUF4157 domain-containing protein, whose protein sequence is MTEEQDRAPRTLGVRLDAQGRRLTARLAPRFPWAGPLRAVAERAADRATAFEGRYERSETAPPEEGRRPQSLPWARPSGPPRSTSPHASPPTGARAVADPSADPAAGTTPAAADPAVGRPLPADVRARLRDHVGPAADALRVHDDPAADALARAHRADAVTVGRDVHVRSGRYRPREPEGFALLVHEASHVLALLEPGAAWHRATGAAVAEEEATALSRERTAAAQHTAPDRSPSAPSAPSVPAHTPADFPDTSPPAASSPAARPATAPADRDAGAGPLSPPQPSPLDLERLKQSVLRELTDRLRTEFERGG, encoded by the coding sequence ATGACGGAGGAGCAGGACCGCGCGCCGCGCACCCTCGGCGTGCGGCTCGACGCGCAAGGGCGGCGGCTGACGGCCCGGCTGGCGCCGCGCTTCCCCTGGGCCGGACCCCTGCGGGCCGTGGCGGAGCGGGCGGCCGACCGGGCGACGGCCTTCGAGGGACGCTACGAGCGGAGCGAGACGGCTCCGCCCGAGGAGGGGCGGCGCCCGCAGTCCCTGCCCTGGGCGCGCCCGAGCGGACCGCCCCGGTCGACGAGTCCGCACGCATCGCCGCCCACCGGGGCGAGGGCCGTTGCGGACCCCTCTGCGGATCCCGCTGCCGGGACGACCCCGGCCGCAGCGGATCCGGCCGTCGGCCGCCCCCTGCCCGCCGACGTCCGGGCCCGTCTGCGGGACCACGTCGGGCCCGCCGCCGACGCGCTGCGGGTGCACGACGACCCGGCCGCCGACGCGCTCGCCCGCGCCCACCGCGCCGACGCCGTGACCGTCGGCCGGGACGTGCACGTCCGCTCGGGCCGGTACCGCCCCCGGGAACCGGAGGGCTTCGCGCTGCTGGTGCACGAGGCGAGCCATGTCCTGGCGCTGCTGGAACCGGGCGCGGCCTGGCACCGGGCGACCGGCGCGGCGGTCGCGGAGGAGGAGGCCACGGCGCTGTCCCGTGAACGCACCGCCGCGGCGCAGCACACGGCCCCGGACCGCTCCCCCTCCGCCCCCTCCGCTCCCTCCGTCCCTGCCCACACACCCGCCGACTTCCCCGACACCTCGCCCCCCGCGGCGAGTTCACCCGCCGCCCGCCCCGCGACCGCCCCCGCCGACCGGGACGCCGGCGCCGGACCCCTCTCGCCGCCCCAGCCGTCCCCGCTGGACCTGGAGCGCCTCAAACAGAGCGTGCTGCGGGAGCTGACCGACCGGCTGCGCACCGAGTTCGAACGCGGAGGATGA
- a CDS encoding DUF6760 family protein: MTGYPLDRVHREVAFLGRHVHWTLAETLALDHAQRRRWVKEITDQLAAEEP, translated from the coding sequence ATGACGGGCTACCCCCTGGACCGGGTTCACCGGGAGGTGGCCTTCCTCGGACGACACGTGCACTGGACCCTCGCCGAGACACTCGCCCTCGACCACGCCCAACGGCGCCGCTGGGTAAAGGAGATCACCGATCAGCTGGCCGCGGAGGAGCCCTGA
- a CDS encoding phage tail protein, which translates to MPQTGQRVDPFRDYNFLVELEGIARASFTECTGLGSSTEVIEVREGGDNTTVRKLPGRTTFGDITLKWGLTDSTELWAWRQQVVDGALLRKNGSIVVYDLAGRTEVARWNFVNAWPSKWEGPGFHAKGSDIAIDTLTLVHEGVTRA; encoded by the coding sequence ATGCCGCAGACCGGTCAGCGCGTCGATCCGTTCCGCGACTACAACTTCCTGGTGGAGCTGGAGGGCATCGCCCGCGCCAGTTTCACCGAGTGCACCGGACTCGGGTCGTCCACCGAGGTCATCGAGGTCCGGGAGGGCGGTGACAACACCACCGTGCGCAAGCTGCCGGGCCGGACCACGTTCGGCGACATCACCCTGAAGTGGGGGCTGACGGACTCCACCGAGCTGTGGGCCTGGCGGCAGCAGGTCGTCGACGGCGCGCTGCTGCGCAAGAACGGCTCGATCGTCGTGTACGACCTGGCGGGCCGTACCGAGGTGGCCCGCTGGAACTTCGTCAACGCCTGGCCCAGCAAGTGGGAAGGCCCGGGGTTCCACGCCAAGGGAAGCGACATCGCCATCGACACGCTGACCCTGGTGCACGAGGGCGTGACCCGGGCGTGA
- a CDS encoding phage tail sheath subtilisin-like domain-containing protein, protein MLNYADKTPGVHIEEDTAAGPITGAGTGAAAFIGIVAKPPPDAQLGKPVPVTSWTAYTDAFDGHKAGLNLPHAVRGFFENGGALAHIVPVKDTAGGLATALDQLERQPGIGIVCLPGVVEPAAQKELVGHCARLRDRFAVLDGAQDSNPLKLDGVLQTQRSGLVSSDGAYAALYWPWIVVSDPLAPADKPGLLTVPPSGHVAGVIARSEDRRGVHKAPANEPLRGALDLAYALNDTEHGKLNEGGVNAVRRFAGRPPLVWGARTLSDETAWRYINVRRLVSYIEASLLQGLRWAVFEPNNTTLWKGLERSVTEFLTRVWQSGALFGRTAGEAFYVKIDEELNPPAVRESGLVVIEVGVAPTRPAEHVVVRLGLSAGGAQLSEN, encoded by the coding sequence GTGCTGAACTACGCGGACAAGACCCCGGGCGTCCACATCGAGGAGGACACCGCGGCCGGTCCGATCACCGGCGCGGGGACCGGCGCGGCGGCGTTCATCGGCATCGTGGCCAAGCCGCCGCCCGACGCGCAGCTGGGCAAGCCGGTGCCCGTCACCAGCTGGACCGCGTACACCGACGCGTTCGACGGCCACAAGGCGGGCCTCAACCTGCCGCACGCCGTGCGCGGTTTCTTCGAGAACGGCGGCGCCCTCGCCCACATCGTCCCCGTCAAGGACACCGCGGGCGGCCTCGCCACCGCCCTTGACCAGCTCGAACGGCAGCCCGGGATCGGCATCGTATGCCTGCCCGGAGTGGTGGAGCCGGCGGCGCAGAAGGAGCTGGTCGGGCACTGTGCCCGGTTGCGCGACCGGTTCGCCGTTCTCGACGGCGCCCAGGACTCGAACCCGCTCAAGCTCGACGGCGTCCTCCAGACCCAGCGCAGCGGGCTCGTCTCGTCCGACGGGGCCTACGCCGCCCTGTACTGGCCGTGGATCGTGGTCAGCGACCCGCTGGCCCCGGCCGACAAGCCCGGCCTGCTCACCGTCCCGCCCTCCGGGCACGTCGCCGGGGTCATCGCCCGCAGCGAGGACCGGCGCGGGGTGCACAAGGCGCCCGCCAACGAACCGCTGCGCGGCGCGCTGGACCTGGCGTACGCGCTCAACGACACCGAGCACGGCAAGCTCAACGAGGGCGGCGTCAACGCGGTCCGTCGGTTCGCCGGCCGGCCGCCGCTGGTCTGGGGCGCACGCACCCTGTCCGACGAGACCGCCTGGCGGTACATCAACGTGCGCCGGCTCGTGTCGTACATCGAGGCGTCCCTGCTCCAGGGACTGCGCTGGGCCGTGTTCGAACCGAACAACACCACCCTCTGGAAGGGGCTGGAGCGGTCGGTCACCGAGTTCCTCACCCGGGTCTGGCAGTCGGGCGCCCTGTTCGGGCGGACCGCCGGCGAGGCCTTCTACGTCAAGATCGACGAGGAGCTGAACCCGCCTGCCGTAAGGGAGTCGGGGCTGGTCGTGATCGAGGTCGGGGTGGCCCCGACCAGGCCCGCCGAACACGTGGTGGTGCGGTTGGGGCTGTCGGCCGGCGGCGCACAGCTCAGCGAGAACTGA
- a CDS encoding Pvc16 family protein: MFQDLDATLAALLDDPAAPPALRAADISFATPDKDFRPPQPTVNLFLHALHENLDLRDQSPLVERTTGGGFVHRRPPLRVDCSYLVTVWSALAGGLKAEEEHRLLGLALLWLSGFPVIEERHLRGGLTHPPQLHAVPAQWGRAEDGTGSGQFWTALGVPPRPALTLVVTVDALLAEEPDVYPPTKEVQVKTRLR; the protein is encoded by the coding sequence ATGTTTCAGGACCTGGACGCCACGCTCGCCGCGCTGCTCGACGACCCCGCGGCCCCGCCCGCGCTGCGCGCGGCCGACATCAGCTTCGCCACGCCCGACAAGGACTTCCGCCCGCCGCAGCCCACGGTGAACCTGTTCCTGCACGCGCTGCACGAGAACCTGGACCTGCGGGACCAGAGCCCCCTGGTGGAACGCACCACGGGCGGCGGGTTCGTCCACCGGCGTCCGCCCCTGCGGGTGGACTGCTCCTACCTCGTCACCGTCTGGTCGGCGCTGGCCGGCGGTCTGAAGGCCGAAGAGGAGCACCGGCTGCTGGGCCTCGCCCTGCTGTGGCTCAGCGGCTTCCCGGTGATCGAGGAGCGCCACCTGCGCGGCGGACTCACCCACCCGCCGCAGCTGCACGCCGTGCCCGCGCAGTGGGGCCGGGCGGAGGACGGAACGGGCTCGGGCCAGTTCTGGACGGCGCTCGGGGTGCCGCCCCGGCCCGCGCTCACGCTCGTCGTCACCGTGGACGCCCTCCTGGCGGAGGAGCCCGACGTCTATCCGCCGACCAAGGAGGTCCAGGTGAAGACGCGCTTGCGGTGA